One region of Salvia miltiorrhiza cultivar Shanhuang (shh) chromosome 3, IMPLAD_Smil_shh, whole genome shotgun sequence genomic DNA includes:
- the LOC131015402 gene encoding trihelix transcription factor GTL1-like, producing the protein MHSGFEIPGIHHQQHQHQHQQQPDNPLLLSMNPTHILDQIHALPTTQQQQLPLHHHHHHFLPPHHHHYPAASPSPSAYFPLNFKLGLNEIRSRNDAAAAGGGGGGGGGDALLRGSEQYELPEARQSSLGMLHSPFWEPLPAEVSNENSEIVDRHELRQRETPTTCLDAKSRVHFSELEAIYKRLGNAETTQTAPNSAAAAAAAPLPQPVTASLPSAEEEPSGTFAKKTKRRKKRTANPICGGDPQLIGPMAEFFENLVKQVMDHQENLQKKFTEVIDRLSEERRAREDARRNQELANSEREAAARAHEKAMAKSREAMIVSYLEKITGQRINLPPSAASEITAANTSDDSNCGGGGGEDEIQRDRDRS; encoded by the exons ATGCATTCGGGTTTCGAAATCCCCGGCATCCACCACCAGCAGCACCAGCACCAGCACCAGCAGCAACCCGATAACCCGCTTCTACTATCCATGAACCCGACCCATATCCTCGACCAAATCCACGCCCTACCCACAACCCAACAACAACAGCTAcccctccaccaccaccaccaccacttcctccctccccaccaccaccactacCCCGCCGCCTCCCCTTCCCCCTCCGCCTACTTCCCCCTCAACTTCAAGCTCGGCCTCAACGAGATTCGCTCGAGAAacgacgccgccgccgccggaggcggcggaggcggaggcggaggagatGCTTTGCTTCGTGGGAGTGAGCAATACGAACTGCCCGAGGCCCGACAATCTTCTCTCGGAATGCTCCATTCACCCTTTTG GGAACCCCTTCCAGCAGAAGTATCCAATGAAAACAGTGAAATAGTCGACAGGCACGAATTGAGGCAGAGGGAAACTCCAACGACCTGTTTGGACGCCAAAAGTAGAGTACACTTCAGCGAGCTGGAAGCCATATACAAACGCCTCGGTAATGCCGAGACCACCCAAACAGCCCCTAactcagcagcagcagcagcagcagcgccacTCCCGCAGCCCGTGACCGCCAGCCTCCCCTCCGCCGAGGAAGAACCTTCCGGAACCTTCGCGAAGAAGAcgaagaggaggaagaagaggacGGCGAATCCGATCTGCGGCGGCGATCCGCAGCTCATCGGCCCGATGGCGGAGTTCTTCGAGAATCTGGTGAAGCAGGTGATGGATCACCAGGAGAATCTGCAGAAGAAGTTCACGGAGGTGATCGACCGGCTGAGCGAGGAGCGGCGGGCGCGGGAGGACGCGAGGCGGAACCAGGAGCTGGCGAATTCCGAGCGCGAGGCGGCGGCCAGGGCGCACGAGAAGGCCATGGCGAAGAGCCGCGAGGCGATGATCGTCTCGTACCTGGAGAAGATCACCGGCCAGCGGATCAACCTCCCGCCGTCGGCGGCCTCGGAGATCACGGCGGCGAACACGAGCGACGACTCGaattgcggcggcggcggcggggagGATGAGATCCAGCGCGATCGAGATCGGAGTTGA